A window from Variovorax sp. PBL-E5 encodes these proteins:
- the xdhB gene encoding xanthine dehydrogenase molybdopterin binding subunit — protein MNKPLDPRMFQSAEAFADYLQNTAARIDARAEAKAHDNGARVGISRPHESAHLHVAGEATYIDDIPELAGTLHCALGLSPAANGRLKDMKLDDIRAMPGVVAVLTAADIPGSNDCGSIIHDDPILCSGDIRYLGQPVFAVIAETRDAARRAAARARTALDIEAAPPVLTPQDAHAKGQYVLPPMHLARNTHAASAQDAIAKAPRRLKASFDVGGQEQFYLEGQISYAIPKEGGAMHVYCSTQHPSEMQHLIAHALHLHANEVHVECRRMGGGFGGKESQSALFACVASVAARQLQRPVKLRLDRDDDFMITGRRHCFWYEYEVGYDDEGRILGAEISMVSRAGHSADLSGPVMTRALCHFDNAYWLPDVSMHGYSGRTNTQSNTAFRGFGGPQGAIAIENILDTVARELGRDPLDVRRANFYGKDERNVTPYGQTVADNIIHELVDDLEASSDYRARREEIAGFNAKSTVLKRGIALAPLKFGISFNVKHFNQAGALVHIYTDGSILVNHGGTEMGQGLNTKVAQVVAHELGVSFECVRVTATDTQKVANTSATAASTGADLNGKAAQDAARQLRERLAACAASRHGGDAASVRFVNDKVEVNGRSLPFATLVGEAYLDRVQLWSDGFYATPGLSWDKDTMQGRPFYYFAYGAAVSEVVVDTLTGEWKLLRADILHDAGKSLNPAVDIGQVEGAFIQGMGWLTTEELVWHPKTGLLTTHAPSTYKIPTANDCPPVFNVQLFEGQNFEDSIHRSKAVGEPPLLLPFSVFFAIRDAVSAAADHKVDPPLKAPATSESILRAITAVQASLSN, from the coding sequence ATGAACAAACCTTTGGACCCCCGCATGTTCCAGTCCGCGGAAGCCTTCGCCGACTATCTCCAGAACACGGCCGCGCGCATCGATGCGCGCGCCGAGGCCAAGGCACACGACAACGGCGCGCGCGTCGGCATCAGCCGGCCACACGAATCGGCGCACCTGCACGTGGCCGGCGAGGCCACCTACATCGACGACATCCCCGAGCTCGCGGGCACGCTGCATTGCGCGCTCGGCCTGTCGCCGGCGGCCAACGGCCGGCTCAAGGACATGAAGCTCGACGACATCCGCGCGATGCCCGGCGTGGTGGCGGTGCTCACCGCGGCCGACATCCCGGGCAGCAACGACTGCGGCTCGATCATCCATGACGACCCGATCCTGTGCAGCGGCGACATCCGCTACCTCGGCCAGCCGGTGTTCGCGGTGATCGCCGAGACGCGTGACGCCGCGCGCCGCGCCGCGGCCCGCGCCAGGACCGCGCTCGACATCGAAGCCGCGCCGCCCGTGCTCACGCCGCAGGACGCGCATGCCAAGGGCCAGTACGTGCTGCCGCCGATGCACCTCGCGCGCAACACGCACGCGGCCAGCGCGCAGGACGCGATCGCGAAGGCGCCGCGCCGCCTGAAGGCGAGCTTCGACGTCGGCGGCCAGGAGCAGTTCTACCTCGAAGGCCAGATCAGCTACGCCATCCCGAAGGAGGGCGGCGCGATGCATGTCTACTGCTCGACCCAGCACCCCAGCGAGATGCAGCACCTGATCGCGCATGCGCTGCACCTGCATGCCAATGAAGTGCATGTCGAATGCCGGCGCATGGGCGGCGGCTTCGGCGGCAAGGAATCGCAGTCGGCGCTGTTCGCCTGCGTGGCCTCGGTCGCGGCGCGTCAACTGCAGCGCCCGGTCAAGCTCAGGCTGGACCGCGACGACGACTTCATGATCACCGGCCGCCGCCACTGCTTCTGGTACGAGTACGAAGTCGGCTACGACGACGAGGGCCGCATCCTCGGCGCCGAGATCTCGATGGTGTCGCGCGCCGGGCATTCGGCGGATCTCTCGGGGCCGGTGATGACGCGCGCGCTGTGCCACTTCGACAATGCCTACTGGCTGCCCGACGTGTCGATGCACGGCTACTCGGGCCGCACCAACACGCAGAGCAACACGGCCTTCCGAGGTTTCGGCGGACCGCAGGGCGCGATCGCGATCGAGAACATCCTCGACACCGTGGCGCGCGAACTGGGCCGCGACCCGCTGGACGTGCGGCGCGCCAACTTCTACGGCAAGGACGAGCGCAACGTCACGCCCTACGGCCAGACGGTGGCCGACAACATCATCCACGAGCTGGTGGACGATCTCGAGGCCAGCAGCGACTACCGCGCGCGGCGCGAGGAGATCGCCGGCTTCAACGCCAAGAGCACGGTGCTCAAGCGCGGCATCGCATTGGCGCCGCTCAAGTTCGGCATCTCCTTCAACGTCAAGCATTTCAACCAGGCCGGCGCGCTGGTGCATATCTACACCGACGGCTCGATCCTGGTGAACCATGGCGGCACCGAGATGGGGCAGGGCCTCAACACCAAGGTGGCGCAGGTGGTGGCGCACGAGCTCGGCGTGAGCTTCGAGTGCGTGCGCGTCACGGCCACCGACACGCAGAAGGTCGCCAACACCTCGGCCACGGCCGCATCGACCGGCGCCGACCTCAACGGCAAGGCCGCGCAGGACGCCGCGCGCCAGCTGCGCGAGCGCCTGGCTGCCTGCGCCGCGAGCCGGCATGGCGGCGATGCCGCGTCGGTGCGCTTCGTCAACGACAAGGTCGAGGTCAACGGCCGCTCGCTGCCCTTCGCCACGCTGGTCGGCGAGGCCTACCTCGACCGCGTGCAGCTCTGGTCCGACGGCTTCTACGCCACGCCCGGCCTGAGCTGGGACAAGGACACGATGCAGGGCCGGCCCTTCTACTACTTCGCCTACGGCGCCGCCGTCAGCGAGGTGGTCGTCGACACGCTCACCGGCGAATGGAAGCTGCTGCGCGCCGACATCCTGCACGATGCCGGCAAGTCGCTGAACCCGGCGGTCGACATCGGCCAGGTCGAGGGCGCTTTCATCCAGGGCATGGGCTGGCTCACCACCGAAGAGCTGGTCTGGCATCCGAAGACCGGCCTCCTGACCACGCACGCACCCAGCACCTACAAGATCCCGACCGCCAACGACTGCCCGCCGGTCTTCAACGTGCAGCTGTTCGAAGGCCAGAACTTCGAGGACTCGATCCACCGCAGCAAGGCCGTCGGCGAGCCGCCGCTCCTGCTGCCGTTCTCGGTCTTCTTCGCCATCCGAGATGCGGTCTCTGCCGCGGCCGACCACAAGGTGGATCCGCCGCTGAAGGCGCCGGCCACCAGCGAGTCGATCCTGCGTGCGATCACGGCGGTCCAGGCCTCCTTGTCGAACTGA
- a CDS encoding ribulose-bisphosphate carboxylase large subunit family protein: protein MNAPSERLRARYLIETPLDPAAVAEVMAGEQSSGTFVRVEGETDALRERARAVVESVVEREAAPVPSLPNAFLERKGRGGPWRRAQIDISFPVANIGANLPTLAATVAGNLYDLGEVTGLRLESMQLPPSYRARFELPRVGVAGTRRAIGVAHGALVGTIVKPNVGLSAAETAALVGRLCAAGVDFIKDDEVCADPDHAPLAERVPAVMAVVREHRERTGRNVMVAFNITDETDAMRRHADLVEREGGDCVMASLNWCGFSAIQTLRRHTALALHGHRNGYGALSRHPLLGISFQAYQTLWRLAGVDHMHVHGLQGKFAQPDSEVIESARDCLAPLCEGGDDAVMPAFSSGQWAGTVPATWTAIGSDDLLFMSGGGILAHPDGAAAGVASIRQAWAAARGGVVLADRAREAPELARALAFFGRA from the coding sequence GTGAACGCGCCATCCGAGCGCTTGCGGGCGCGGTACCTGATCGAGACGCCGCTCGATCCGGCCGCGGTCGCCGAAGTCATGGCGGGCGAGCAGTCGAGCGGCACCTTCGTTCGCGTCGAAGGCGAGACCGATGCGCTGCGCGAACGTGCGCGCGCGGTGGTCGAGTCGGTGGTCGAACGCGAAGCCGCGCCAGTGCCGTCGCTGCCCAACGCCTTCCTCGAACGCAAGGGCAGGGGCGGCCCGTGGCGGCGCGCGCAGATCGACATCTCGTTCCCGGTCGCCAACATCGGTGCCAACCTGCCGACGCTGGCAGCCACCGTCGCGGGCAATCTCTACGATCTCGGTGAAGTCACGGGACTGCGGCTCGAATCGATGCAACTGCCGCCCTCGTACCGTGCGCGCTTCGAGCTGCCGCGCGTCGGCGTCGCGGGGACGCGGCGCGCGATCGGCGTCGCGCACGGCGCGCTGGTCGGCACCATCGTCAAGCCCAATGTCGGATTGTCGGCAGCCGAGACGGCGGCGCTGGTCGGCCGACTCTGCGCCGCCGGCGTCGACTTCATCAAGGACGACGAAGTCTGCGCCGACCCCGACCATGCGCCGCTCGCCGAGCGCGTGCCGGCCGTGATGGCGGTGGTGCGCGAACACCGCGAGCGCACCGGCCGCAACGTGATGGTCGCGTTCAACATCACGGACGAGACCGATGCCATGCGCCGCCATGCCGACCTGGTCGAGCGCGAAGGCGGCGACTGCGTGATGGCGAGCCTGAACTGGTGCGGCTTCTCGGCCATCCAGACGCTGCGTCGTCATACCGCGCTGGCGCTGCACGGCCATCGCAACGGTTACGGCGCGCTGTCGCGGCATCCGCTGCTCGGCATCTCGTTCCAGGCGTATCAAACGCTGTGGCGGCTGGCCGGCGTCGATCACATGCACGTGCACGGCCTGCAGGGCAAGTTCGCGCAGCCCGACAGCGAGGTGATCGAATCGGCGCGCGATTGCCTCGCGCCCTTGTGCGAGGGGGGCGACGATGCCGTGATGCCGGCCTTCTCGTCAGGCCAATGGGCCGGCACCGTGCCGGCCACCTGGACCGCGATCGGCAGCGACGACCTGCTCTTCATGTCGGGTGGTGGGATCCTTGCGCATCCCGATGGCGCGGCAGCGGGCGTCGCCAGCATCCGCCAGGCCTGGGCCGCGGCGCGCGGCGGCGTCGTGCTGGCGGACCGGGCACGCGAGGCGCCGGAGCTTGCGCGCGCGTTGGCGTTCTTCGGGCGGGCATGA
- a CDS encoding four-carbon acid sugar kinase family protein — MAPAILCYGDDFTGATDTLGTAARAGLRTLLFLRPPDAARLERAGSLDCVGIAGAARAMNPAEMRAELAPIAKLFETLGARVLHYKTCSTFDSAPAVGSIGVAVDVLRAAVSQPWAAIVGGQPGIERFCVFGHLFAAAGAGGEVFRIDRHPTMSRHPVTPMHESDLRRHLALQGLTGVRSLPYTAYGKTPGALREDLEALLAGRPEAVLFDVTDDAQLASIGALLWPRALEDSLLTVGPSSVVQAIAGQLCARPPTAATVAPARGPVLVLAGSLSPVTERQIVAAHSYDTVWLDPAQLAQPDAAQRAVMAGRIAELLAAGKNVLACTRRPGTSSAGDAPVDARGLARAGGDLLARVLALAPLARVGVAGGDTSSHAVQALDAWGLSYLAALGPGTGLCRLHSDVPALDGMEIMLKGGQMGSADVFERLVHGTA; from the coding sequence TTGGCCCCGGCGATCCTCTGCTACGGCGACGATTTCACCGGCGCGACCGACACGCTTGGCACGGCTGCGCGCGCCGGCCTGCGCACGCTGCTGTTCCTGAGGCCGCCCGACGCGGCGCGGCTCGAACGCGCGGGGTCGCTCGATTGCGTCGGCATCGCGGGGGCCGCGCGTGCGATGAATCCCGCCGAGATGCGCGCCGAGCTGGCGCCGATCGCGAAGCTGTTCGAGACGCTCGGCGCGCGCGTGCTGCACTACAAGACCTGCTCGACCTTCGACAGCGCGCCGGCCGTCGGCAGCATCGGCGTCGCCGTCGATGTGCTGCGCGCTGCGGTGTCGCAGCCGTGGGCCGCGATCGTCGGCGGGCAGCCCGGCATCGAGCGCTTCTGCGTGTTCGGCCATCTGTTCGCTGCGGCCGGCGCGGGCGGCGAGGTGTTTCGCATCGATCGCCATCCGACGATGAGCCGTCATCCGGTCACGCCGATGCACGAGTCCGATCTGCGGCGCCATCTTGCGCTGCAGGGGCTGACGGGTGTGCGCTCGTTGCCGTACACAGCCTATGGCAAGACGCCCGGCGCATTGCGCGAGGATCTCGAAGCATTGCTGGCGGGCCGGCCCGAAGCGGTGCTGTTCGATGTGACGGACGACGCGCAGCTCGCATCCATCGGGGCGCTTCTCTGGCCGCGTGCGCTCGAGGATTCCTTGCTCACGGTCGGCCCGAGCAGCGTGGTGCAGGCGATCGCGGGCCAGTTGTGCGCGCGTCCGCCGACGGCCGCCACGGTCGCGCCGGCGCGCGGACCGGTGCTGGTGCTGGCCGGCAGCCTGTCGCCCGTGACCGAGCGGCAGATCGTTGCCGCGCACTCGTACGACACCGTGTGGCTCGATCCGGCGCAGCTCGCGCAGCCGGATGCGGCGCAGCGCGCGGTCATGGCCGGGCGGATCGCCGAACTGCTCGCCGCGGGAAAGAACGTGCTCGCGTGCACGCGCCGGCCGGGCACTTCCTCGGCCGGCGACGCGCCCGTGGACGCGCGTGGACTCGCGCGCGCCGGCGGCGACCTGCTGGCCCGCGTGCTGGCGCTGGCGCCGCTTGCGCGTGTCGGCGTCGCCGGCGGCGACACCTCGAGCCATGCCGTGCAGGCGCTCGATGCCTGGGGCCTGTCGTACCTCGCTGCGCTGGGGCCCGGCACCGGCCTGTGCCGGTTGCACAGCGACGTGCCGGCGCTCGACGGCATGGAGATCATGCTCAAGGGCGGGCAGATGGGTTCGGCTGACGTGTTCGAGCGGCTGGTCCACGGCACTGCCTGA
- a CDS encoding NHL repeat-containing protein yields MNKYTIRWLVASVCLLLTACGGGSGSGTPFFAVASSSGSSPPAETRVEPVPPPATQLTATPPEPSQAEPPAARHIIGGTLSGLPPEAQVVLLDHGGDALTLTADGPFSFATSVASGAAYAVTVGTQPAWSGCTVRNGSGSAAADVTSVSVICAGVSAQVTTLAGGTSRGALDGVGGAASFNAPVGVAVDAAGKVYVGDTQNNNIREIAPGGAVTTLAGSTSAAFADGTGRAASFNAPQGVAVDDAGMVYVADYANHAIRKITPDGVVSTLAGSGAAGSFDGAGRAASFYFPAGVAVDAQRNVYVADTGNHLIRKITPDGAVSTFAGSGALGGDDGAGRAASFRDPYGVAVDAAGNVYVADYSNNRIRKITPDGVVSTLAGSGAPGSDDGAGGTASFRHPYGVAVGLGGNVYVADYGNNRIRRITPAGVVSTLAGDPNGGFADGIDGAASFDAPTGVAVDASGNLYVADSANNAIRKIAAVRP; encoded by the coding sequence ATGAACAAGTACACGATCCGCTGGCTTGTGGCTTCGGTGTGCCTGCTGTTGACCGCTTGCGGCGGCGGCAGTGGTAGCGGGACGCCGTTCTTCGCCGTCGCGTCGTCGAGCGGAAGTTCGCCGCCTGCCGAGACCCGGGTCGAGCCTGTGCCGCCGCCCGCGACCCAGCTGACTGCAACGCCGCCGGAACCATCGCAGGCAGAGCCGCCGGCGGCCCGCCACATCATCGGCGGCACGCTTTCCGGACTGCCGCCCGAGGCGCAAGTGGTCCTGCTCGACCACGGCGGCGACGCGCTGACGCTGACGGCCGATGGCCCGTTCAGTTTCGCAACGTCCGTCGCCTCCGGCGCGGCCTATGCGGTGACGGTGGGCACGCAGCCTGCGTGGTCCGGCTGCACAGTGCGCAACGGCAGCGGCTCGGCGGCCGCCGATGTGACGAGCGTGTCGGTCATCTGCGCGGGGGTGTCCGCGCAGGTCACGACGCTGGCCGGTGGGACGAGCCGGGGCGCCCTCGATGGCGTCGGCGGCGCCGCGTCGTTCAACGCACCCGTCGGCGTGGCGGTGGATGCTGCCGGCAAGGTCTACGTGGGGGATACGCAGAACAACAACATTCGCGAGATCGCGCCGGGCGGCGCCGTCACGACGCTGGCGGGTTCGACGAGCGCCGCGTTCGCCGACGGCACCGGCCGCGCGGCATCGTTCAACGCGCCGCAAGGCGTGGCGGTGGATGACGCCGGCATGGTGTACGTGGCGGACTACGCGAACCATGCCATTCGCAAGATCACGCCGGACGGCGTGGTCAGCACCCTGGCAGGCTCCGGGGCCGCTGGCTCCTTCGATGGCGCCGGCCGCGCGGCATCGTTCTACTTCCCGGCCGGCGTGGCCGTGGACGCCCAGCGCAACGTCTACGTGGCGGACACCGGCAATCACTTGATCCGCAAGATCACGCCGGACGGGGCGGTCAGCACCTTCGCGGGCTCGGGAGCACTGGGTGGGGACGATGGCGCCGGTCGCGCTGCGTCGTTCCGCGACCCCTATGGCGTGGCCGTGGACGCCGCAGGCAATGTCTACGTGGCGGACTATTCGAACAACCGGATCCGCAAGATCACGCCGGATGGCGTGGTCAGCACCCTGGCGGGCTCCGGAGCGCCGGGTTCGGACGACGGCGCCGGCGGTACCGCGTCGTTCCGCCACCCCTACGGCGTGGCCGTCGGCCTCGGCGGCAATGTCTATGTGGCGGACTACGGAAACAACCGGATTCGCAGGATCACGCCGGCCGGTGTGGTCAGCACCCTGGCCGGCGATCCGAACGGAGGTTTTGCCGACGGCATCGACGGTGCGGCGTCCTTCGACGCCCCGACCGGTGTCGCCGTCGATGCCAGCGGAAACCTCTACGTGGCCGACTCGGCCAACAACGCGATCCGCAAGATCGCCGCCGTCCGCCCATAG
- the xdhA gene encoding xanthine dehydrogenase small subunit — translation MSMTPSTQPIRFFHRGRIVDVSGVHPTRSVLDWLREDARCTGTKEGCNEGDCGACTVVIGELAEPGDTRAVGGLRLSTVNACIQFVPTLHGKALFTVEDLKAQCGKTRDPALHDKHAVQSLHPVQQAMVDCHGSQCGFCTPGFIMSLWSTYEHHQDSGTQPTRQQLADDLSGNLCRCTGYRPILDAGQRMFDLPAVRLDTGPVVEALTSLRHDATFDYAAPLGQRVDRFHAPTTLAELAALREANPRAQLLAGSTDVGLWVNKQFRDLGDILYVGDVAEMKTIEQRGSGAGAELYIGAGATLEDAYRALAQRVPSLTDVWLRFASPPIRNAGTMGGNVANGSPIGDSPPMLMALDAQIELRRGARVRRMPLPDFYLDYMKNQLEPGEFVQGLAVPLAALEREVRVYKISKRFDCDISALCAGFAIALDGETVKEVRLAFGGMAATVKRAAQTEAALVGKPWTQASVNAAKLAMAQDFKPLSDMRASADYRLQVAQNLLQRLWLETRVADPLPAQATSVWSVMPHQTSAAQGA, via the coding sequence ATGAGCATGACCCCCAGCACCCAACCCATCCGCTTCTTCCACCGCGGCCGGATCGTCGATGTGAGCGGCGTGCATCCGACCCGCTCGGTGCTCGACTGGCTGCGCGAGGACGCGCGCTGCACCGGCACCAAGGAAGGATGCAACGAGGGCGATTGCGGCGCCTGCACGGTGGTGATCGGCGAGCTGGCCGAGCCCGGCGATACGCGCGCGGTCGGCGGCCTGCGGCTGTCCACGGTGAATGCCTGCATCCAGTTCGTGCCCACGCTGCACGGCAAGGCGCTGTTCACGGTCGAGGACCTGAAGGCGCAGTGCGGCAAGACGCGCGATCCCGCGCTGCACGACAAGCACGCGGTGCAGAGCCTGCATCCGGTGCAGCAGGCGATGGTCGACTGTCATGGCTCGCAGTGCGGCTTCTGCACGCCCGGCTTCATCATGTCGCTGTGGTCGACCTACGAGCATCACCAGGACAGCGGTACCCAGCCGACGCGCCAGCAACTGGCCGACGACCTCTCGGGCAACCTGTGCCGCTGCACCGGCTACCGGCCGATCCTCGATGCCGGCCAGCGCATGTTCGACCTGCCGGCGGTGCGGCTCGATACCGGCCCCGTGGTCGAGGCGCTGACGAGCCTGCGCCATGACGCGACCTTCGACTACGCGGCGCCGCTGGGCCAGCGCGTGGACCGCTTCCATGCGCCCACCACACTGGCCGAGCTGGCCGCGCTGCGCGAAGCGAATCCGCGCGCGCAGCTGCTGGCCGGCTCCACCGACGTCGGCCTGTGGGTCAACAAGCAATTCCGCGACCTGGGCGACATCCTCTACGTCGGCGACGTGGCGGAGATGAAGACGATCGAGCAACGCGGCAGCGGCGCCGGGGCCGAGCTCTACATCGGCGCCGGCGCCACGCTCGAGGATGCCTACCGCGCGCTCGCGCAACGCGTGCCCAGCCTGACCGACGTCTGGCTGCGCTTCGCCTCGCCGCCGATCCGCAACGCCGGCACCATGGGCGGCAACGTCGCCAACGGCTCGCCGATCGGTGATTCGCCGCCGATGCTGATGGCGCTCGATGCGCAGATCGAGCTGCGCCGCGGCGCGCGCGTGCGCCGCATGCCGCTGCCCGATTTCTACCTCGACTACATGAAGAACCAGCTCGAGCCCGGCGAGTTCGTGCAGGGTCTCGCGGTGCCGCTCGCGGCGCTCGAACGCGAGGTGCGCGTCTACAAGATCAGCAAGCGCTTCGACTGCGACATCTCGGCCCTGTGCGCCGGCTTCGCGATCGCGCTCGACGGCGAGACCGTGAAGGAAGTGCGCCTCGCTTTCGGGGGCATGGCCGCCACCGTGAAGCGCGCCGCGCAGACCGAGGCGGCACTCGTCGGCAAACCCTGGACGCAGGCCAGCGTCAACGCCGCCAAGCTCGCGATGGCGCAGGACTTCAAGCCGCTCAGCGACATGCGCGCCAGCGCCGACTACCGCCTGCAGGTGGCGCAGAACCTGCTGCAGCGCCTCTGGCTGGAGACCCGCGTGGCCGATCCGCTGCCCGCGCAGGCCACCAGCGTCTGGAGCGTGATGCCGCATCAAACCAGCGCAGCACAAGGAGCCTGA
- a CDS encoding VOC family protein: protein MSRFFGEIRQLGYVVPDIEAAMDYWSRTLGVGPWFYNPKVPIVNYRYRGEEHAPHNSVALANSGFVQVELIQTRNDVPSMYRDFQQAGRTGLQHVAYWTSNYDADLDRLLRQGFKAVMSGEVGERGRFVYFDTEYHPGTVIELSEVAGPKGRMFDLIRQSSEGWDGADPVRPFPDLSRL from the coding sequence ATGAGCCGATTCTTTGGCGAGATCCGCCAGCTGGGCTATGTCGTGCCCGACATCGAGGCCGCGATGGATTATTGGAGCCGCACGCTCGGCGTCGGCCCGTGGTTCTACAACCCGAAGGTGCCGATCGTGAACTACCGCTACCGCGGCGAGGAACATGCGCCGCACAACTCGGTCGCGCTGGCCAACTCGGGCTTCGTGCAGGTGGAGCTGATCCAGACGCGCAACGATGTGCCTTCGATGTACCGCGACTTCCAGCAGGCCGGGCGCACGGGGCTGCAGCATGTCGCCTACTGGACTTCGAACTACGACGCCGACCTGGACCGCCTGTTGCGACAAGGCTTCAAGGCAGTGATGAGCGGCGAGGTCGGCGAGCGCGGACGCTTCGTCTACTTCGACACCGAATACCACCCGGGCACCGTGATCGAGCTGTCGGAGGTCGCGGGGCCGAAGGGCCGGATGTTCGATCTGATCCGCCAGTCTTCCGAAGGCTGGGACGGCGCCGATCCGGTGCGGCCCTTTCCCGATCTGAGCCGGCTGTGA
- a CDS encoding TRAP transporter large permease, producing MAHGSTFEAAPIGLPAPALSAFARRADHWLGVTVESVAALLVLVEICVLFAGVTSRYLFHAPLVWSDELASILFLWLSMLGAAVALRRGEHMRMTALVDRVQPSTRAMLDAFALAASLAFLALVIWPSIDYAAEESFIVTPALEISNAWRAAAIPIGVGLMIVMALLRLLRVCSLRQIAVSVLGVAAVVALFWFAGPLLAPLGKLNLVIFFVLVVAATVFAGVPIAFSFALATFGYLALTTHTPMLVMVGRLDEGMSHLILLAVPLFIFLGALIEMTGMARAMIQFLAGLLGHVRGGLSYVLIGAMYLVSGISGSKVADMAAIAPVLFPEMVKRGAKPGDLVALLSATGAQTETIPPSIVLITIGSVTGISIAALFTGGLLPAVVLGIALCLVVHWRYRNEDLSGIEKQGWRRIGRLLFVALPAVLLPFVIRAAVVEGVATATEVSTIGIVYSALIGLVVYRQFDWRRLRPMLVETASLSGAIIFIVGCATAMAWGLTQSGFSQDLAQWMKSMPGGAYGFLAVSVLAFIVLGSVLEGIPAIVLFGPLLFPIAKAVGVNEVHYAMVVIFAMGIGLFAPPFGVGYYGACAVSKVEPAEGIGPIWGYMLALLVGLVLVAAIPWFSIGFLKT from the coding sequence ATGGCCCACGGTTCCACCTTCGAGGCCGCGCCGATCGGCCTGCCCGCGCCGGCGCTGAGCGCGTTCGCGCGCCGCGCCGACCACTGGCTTGGCGTGACGGTCGAATCGGTCGCGGCGCTGCTGGTGCTGGTCGAGATCTGCGTGCTGTTCGCCGGCGTGACCTCGCGCTATCTGTTCCATGCGCCGCTGGTGTGGTCCGACGAGCTGGCCTCGATCCTCTTTCTCTGGCTCTCGATGCTGGGCGCTGCCGTGGCGCTGCGGCGCGGCGAGCACATGCGCATGACGGCGCTGGTCGATCGCGTGCAGCCCTCGACGCGCGCGATGCTCGATGCCTTCGCGCTCGCGGCTTCGCTGGCCTTTCTCGCGCTGGTGATCTGGCCGTCGATCGACTACGCGGCCGAGGAATCCTTCATCGTCACGCCGGCGCTGGAGATCAGCAACGCGTGGCGCGCGGCCGCGATTCCGATCGGCGTCGGGCTGATGATCGTGATGGCGCTGCTGCGCTTGCTGCGCGTCTGCAGCCTGCGGCAGATCGCGGTCTCGGTGCTGGGCGTGGCCGCGGTGGTCGCGCTGTTCTGGTTCGCGGGGCCGCTGCTCGCGCCGCTGGGCAAGCTCAACCTCGTGATCTTCTTCGTGCTCGTGGTGGCGGCCACGGTGTTCGCGGGCGTGCCGATCGCCTTCTCGTTCGCGCTGGCGACCTTCGGCTATCTCGCGCTGACCACGCACACACCGATGCTGGTGATGGTGGGGCGCCTGGATGAAGGCATGTCGCACCTGATCCTGCTGGCGGTGCCGCTGTTCATCTTCCTCGGCGCGCTGATCGAGATGACCGGCATGGCGCGCGCGATGATCCAGTTCCTCGCCGGCCTGCTCGGGCATGTGCGCGGCGGACTGTCGTATGTGCTGATCGGCGCGATGTACCTGGTGTCGGGCATCTCGGGCTCGAAGGTGGCCGACATGGCGGCCATCGCCCCGGTGCTGTTCCCCGAGATGGTGAAGCGCGGCGCCAAGCCCGGCGACCTCGTCGCGCTGCTGTCGGCAACGGGTGCGCAGACCGAGACCATTCCGCCTTCGATCGTGTTGATCACCATCGGCTCGGTGACCGGCATCTCGATCGCCGCGCTCTTCACCGGGGGGCTGCTGCCGGCCGTGGTGCTCGGCATCGCGCTGTGCCTGGTGGTGCACTGGCGCTACCGCAACGAGGACCTGAGCGGCATCGAGAAGCAGGGATGGCGCCGCATCGGGCGGCTGCTGTTCGTCGCGCTGCCGGCGGTGCTGCTGCCCTTCGTGATCCGCGCGGCGGTGGTCGAGGGCGTGGCGACGGCGACCGAGGTCTCGACCATCGGCATCGTGTATTCGGCATTGATCGGCCTCGTGGTCTACCGCCAGTTCGACTGGCGGCGCCTCAGGCCGATGCTGGTCGAGACGGCCTCGCTATCGGGCGCGATCATCTTCATCGTCGGCTGCGCGACGGCGATGGCCTGGGGTCTCACGCAGTCCGGCTTCTCGCAGGATCTGGCGCAGTGGATGAAGTCGATGCCGGGCGGCGCCTATGGCTTTCTCGCGGTGTCGGTTCTCGCCTTCATCGTGCTCGGCAGCGTGCTCGAAGGCATTCCCGCGATCGTGTTGTTCGGCCCCTTGCTGTTCCCGATCGCCAAGGCGGTCGGCGTGAACGAGGTGCACTACGCGATGGTGGTGATCTTCGCGATGGGCATCGGCCTGTTCGCGCCGCCCTTCGGCGTCGGCTACTACGGCGCCTGCGCGGTCAGCAAGGTCGAGCCGGCCGAGGGCATCGGGCCGATCTGGGGCTACATGCTGGCGCTGCTCGTCGGCCTCGTGCTGGTCGCCGCGATTCCCTGGTTCTCGATCGGTTTCCTCAAGACCTGA